The genomic window TGGCCATATCGGGAATATCGGCAGCCTGTCGGGAGGAACCATTGATTGTCGAGTCCCATGCTCGCCAGGAAACCCAGCTACTAGCTTGTTGGATacaagtagtactccgtacatacttTCATTGCTGGCCTGGCAACCCTACCCCAAATACCCAGACGTAAAGTGCGTATCAGTGCCATGCTCAGACGACTGGCCTGTCCGTTTCCTCTTCATTCATCCGAGTATCCCGTCGACCCGGACAAACCATCGAGAGGCGCTCATCCTGGACCTACCCAACACGCAGCGCCATTGTGGGCAAATTTGAGCCTTCGAAGACGCAAGACACGTATGGAGGGGGACTAGCAACACGTACTCTTTGCCCCGAATCATCCTGCCCCTTTCCCCCACCACCAGATATGACCTAGCGAAAGCTTCTTTGCTTGTCTAGCTGAAATGGTTTGCAGGACCCCGTGGACCGCCATGGGACCCCTTAGCTCGAATTGCAAAGTCTCACCAGGCAAAAAGACGCCTTCTTCCACCATTCCCAGACTGGACAACCATTTCCCTGGCTGAAATGAAGTGAAAGAGGGGAATGGATTAAAAGCGGAGGAGGTCCGAATGAGGCGTTGCGAGCTGGACGAGAGATATAAGTTGACGATAGATCCGCCTAAACCTTGGTCATCtttttagaaaaaaaaaaactttgCTACATCTCTGCAGTTTTATCAATTCGGCGCATCGATACCAGGTTCATCGTTTCAAACTTTATCTGCTTCATCGCTTTACACAATGGATTTCCTCAAGCAGGCCGTCAACTCCGCCCAGGGTGCTGGCGGTAACAGCAACAatgacaacaacaacaaccagcagcagcagcagcagggtgGTGACAACCAGCAGAACCAGGGTGGtaacagcagcagcaacaacaacacccaaAACCAGCAGGGTGGTGACCAGCAGCAGGACTATGGTGACAAGGGTAAGCCGTTTCCCTCCTCTGGCAAACGGATGAAACCGTCGCACACAGCCGTGTCTGGCAGGTCCTCTCCCAAGCTTGTCACATCTCACTTGCCGCTCGGCCTGCATGTCCACTGACACGCTGGCTGAACGAAAAACAGCTTTCGACTTCgtcgccaagaaggccggcCTGAACCTCAGCCGCGACCAGGAGGAGAAGATTACCGACGGTGCTCGCCAAGCCTACGAGAAGTACTCTGGGTAAGTCGACGTGTATCAAAGTGGCAATCTGATGGCACCAAGTCGCTGACGACATGTCATTGTGTACAGCAAGAGTGTCGACTCCAAGTACTCCAATTAAATTGACGTGATTGAGATACCCACCCCCCTCAGGAGGGAAACAGGATTTGCGGTTGGGATGACGGATGGATATAATGTGGCATGGTTCTTGGGGGTGATGTGTTGCCTCTGAGACTTGAGGttggcgccatggcggcaCAGATACCATGCCAGTATTTTCGTTTGTTAGACATgaaactacggagtacagatTCAGATAATGTGGGATGCCCCTGTTTACGTGTCCTGGTGAGAGCTTTACTGCTACATATCTCGGGGAACTTTCATGTGTTCCTCCTGTTCCTGTCCTGCCTACCGGTGTGTGTGTATATTGGCCTGTGGCCGGATATAGGCAGGTGTAAGTAATCAATGCAAAAAATGCAAAAAAATAAACCCGCTATTCTCTACGCTTCCGTTTTGTCACATTGCACTGGGCCAGGGGGTAGGACTTGGTGGATGGAACAATCTGTGTACGATCCATTTTATACCAACTACTCTATGCCAGCCAATTATACCAGTCATTTACGTAGTATATCAGCTATTATGTACCATGCTAGATGACATATAACAGCCGAGTAACTCAAATTCAAACATCTATAGCGTTCATCCCAGGATTAGAAAAGAAAGCCCGTTGTAGTAACCAAGACAACAGATGCCAGGAACACCCAAAACAATACTATCTATTTATCAGGAGAGAGTTATTATTGCTTTTCAGCTGCGATCTTAGTCTTGACCCAGCCCTCAAGTCCACCGCAAGCGATGATTTCCTGCACGTTGGGGGGGATCTCGCCGACTTTCTGCTCCCACGAGGAGCCATCCTTCTCGGTAATGACAACCTTGGAGCGGCGAATATCCCAGAGCAACCGCCAGCCGGTGCGGTGGGTCAGGacttccttgtccttgtgcGTTTCGCGGAGACGGTGTATAAGTGCAGGCAGTTCGACACCGAGGAGAGCATTGTTAATGCTGTTACGGCTGAAGATGTTGCTGAAACTGCCGGCAGCGACTAGAGGAATCTGTTTCGCTAAGATGGCAGTTGCAGCTTGCTCTCTTGAGGACCCCTGCATCAGGTTAGAGATTGCTTCTTATAGCAAGAGTAGGAGATATTACACAGCCAAAGTTAAAGCCTGCTACCAAGATATCACCGGGCTTAGCAGTTGTGCTGAATTCAGGGTCGTAGTTCTCCATGCATATCtctgccatcttctcccttGAAACATGATCCTGATAAGTGTACTTGCCCCTGTGATACTCGGTTAACCGTGCCTGTTTGTCTTGAGTTTTGGGGAGTTGCATCATGGATCGGACTTACGGATAGATGCCATCGGTGTTGATGTTGTCCCCGTTACAAAAGACAATCTCACCTTCAATCCTCTCGGGAAAGCCAGGGATAACCTCAGTTAAAGCTTCATCTTCAGGCGCAGCGGGGCTGGATGACTGCTCTGCGCCGGCGCCTTCAGCAGTGGCAATCACGCTATCGGCCTCACAAAGAAGCTTGTCAAGAGCCTTCTCTATAGACCGAGCCTTGTCGGCGACATGATCACCGCTGCCCTCGCCAATAATAACCTTCTGGACACCCTCGGGCCTCTGGTACCAACCAGGGCCGGCGATCTTACCCCGAAGAGCACTAGCTGCGACAGTTTCTGGGCTAGCTAGGTAGGCCTTTGCTTTGGTAGATCCCATGCGACCTAGGATATCGTCAGTCCTTATAACGAGTCTTGGAGTTATAAATCTCAGCTAGCAAGGAGTTCAAGCACCTTTGAAGTTGCGGTTTGACGCACTTATACCAActtcgccgtcttcaagAAGACCAGTACCCTAGGACACGCTCAGTCATGGACTTTTTAGTTTTAGGGGTTAACTAACAAGACCTATACATGGGCCACAGCCAGGTGGCAGTACACGGGCACCAGCGTCAACTAGAATCTGCCAGTCGCCTGCCTCCTCGGCTGACTCCTGCTCGGGAACAGAGGCTGCAGCAATGTAAAGTTCAACACCGGGAGCAATTTTAGCAGGCTGACTATCTTCAGCCGCCTCTCGGAAGACacgagcggcggcagcgaaATCCGAGCTCCGAGCGTTGGTACAGGAAACGAGACTTACCCAGTCAGTGATATGAAGCTAAAGGGGAGTCTTGACTGGGGAATACGTACTAAGCCTTATCTACAGGAATATCCTGAGACTCAAGAGTCCGGACAGGGGTAATAATTTTCACCGAGTTAGGCCCGGCAACAACTGGGTAAAGTGTAGATAAGTTTCTGGAAAGTTAATAATTGCCTGAAAACGCCTGTAGCAGTGTTTATGAGACATACAGGTAAAATTCCTTGGCATAAGAAGCGCCGGGGTCGGCAACTAATTTGTCTTTGACAAGCTCATCGATGCGCTCGTGGTTGACGCGCTCCGTGAGTGGGCTGTTGAACATAGCAGCAGTAGTAGCCTTGGCACGGTACCAAGAGATGAGTGTCTTATCAACGGGAAATAGCCCTTCATTATGTATTAGCACTTGCTTGTCTGTTTCCTTCGCCTTCCACTTACCACTCAAAGCACCCCACTCAGTAGTCATATTTGCAATCGTCAAGCGGTCCGGAATTGGGATGCTTGCCAGAGTCTCCTCGGAACCCGTGAATTCAAGGGCATGGTTTAAAACCTCGTCCTGGTTGAGTGATCCGGCTAAAAATACGATGACGTCTTTACCAGTGACACCACGGGGGAGGATGCCAGTGAATGTGATCTTGGCAATTGGAGGTATTTGCCACCAAGTCTTGGATTGACTCCATATGCTAGCCGCGTCCGTTCTTACAACGGGTGTTCCCTAGAGATAAAATTAGTGCTTTACAATCTAAAATATCCTCGTAGGTGGTGTAACGTGCGAGCGCTCCAATACCACCATAATGATTCGAATGACTGTCACTAGCGACGGACACAGTTCTTGGCCAGGCGTGTCCTATTCACCTGTTAATATGCCACCCGTCGATCGTAAGCGCTAGCGATGCTCTACCTTCTTCGACCATAATTTGATGGCCTATCTGATAGTTagcaggcttgccatccttcAGTACCTTATGTGCTAGTGATTTTATATACCTATGCCTCTTTTGGCCGGGTAACTACAGATTCGTTAGTCAATGAACGCTTGAGTTTATTTGGGTTACCAGAGGGGACAACTCACTGGCGAGAGAAGACTTACAACTGAACACCATGCCGGCCAGCAAACTCCTCCACTACAGGTCCCAGTTAATATTACGGTGTATAACTGTGTTTAGGACTGTGTCTGCGGAGCAGTGCTCATGAGACATATccaaaagagagagagagaaaaagggGGGAATTCAGTTGCAAGAGAAGACTGACCCAGGCTGTACTTCTTAAGATTTGCAGGTGTTTCGTTTTGCACATCGTGATCAAGGCACTTGCAATCAATTAGCCGGAGTTCATTAGTTGCAACAATACGTTTTACTCACCATAATGATCTGGCGTTTGTCACGGATCTTGGAGGCCCCCATTTGCATGAACTTCATGGCTACTGGCCACGAGTTGTCATGAGTCATACAAATGCTAGGTTTTCTTTACGGAGGGTTAGCCACATGCAACCTTGGATAGACTCGAGAACGGACAGTGTGACATAGTCGCCggccttgaccttcttgccGGGGGGAAGGTCCGTGGAGTATCGCTGGACAATCTTTTCGGTGAGGGTCTGGGCGAGGGCCGGGGCTGGGGGCCGCTGAGGGGAGCTGAGGGCTACGGCATCGGGGCTGCTTTCAAGCTGGGAGTGGAAAGCATATTGCGATCGGGGCCCGGTGGAAATACAGGCGCGGCCATGGGACAAGGGGGCGGAAAGAGATCGAGGGTCGGCGATGAGGGTCGGAGGGCGTAATCGTGTGCCGGCGCTGAGAGCAATGACTCTCTGCTACAGAAATCGCCTGTTAACTAGGATTCTCTGCGTGAAAGGGGGCAGGAGAGGCAGGAGAGAATCAATTAACGGCAGAGGAACTCACGAATGCAGCCATCAAGGATAGCGATGGTTGTAGAACAGATTGGCTCCTTGTCCGATGGATGGCGCACGTAGAATTAGAATCTGGTCTTTGAAGCCGCGCGCATCTGTCATTCCTGTGGGGTAGGAGGCATGGCAAAATAGGAAGCCCCTGATTGGCCCAATGATCCAGTGTCGTCAAGGTGGTGCTGGTAGTATCAGATCTCGGTACCTCTGCCGGATGTGACAATACAGGAGTGGAATGCAAAACACAAAGAACTCAATTCGCAAATGATGCATCGTGCCCGGACCAGGCAGTTCATATCGTCATGCCACTCTACTACCGACATTTATCGAGAGTGGCTAGCTCGCCCTAAATCCTAACAAATCCGAGAGCTTGCTTGTAAGCCGAGTACCTCGATTCAAACTATCGATTCGAACTAATTGCGTGGGTTCTCAGTGCTTGTTTTCCCCTCCCACAGCAGTAATGCTGGCGATTGGTGAAGATAATCGGCCGTAACCGTGCAGTAATCAAGGGCCCTGTGGTGGTGGGGGGTGGCTATATTTAAAGAGAGCAGTAGATCTGTTAGGTGCTTATCAATCTAGAAAACTCGTACATATTCTGGGCGAAATCATTGATTCGCTAGTATGGAGAGGGCTATCGAGCAGGTTAGCTCACCGCATAGTGGACATAAACCTGGTATCTGGTTAGGTCAAATGCTTCATACCTCTCACTACATGCTTACATTGAATGCCAAAAGACAGATAGATAAAGTTGATATCGACTGTAACAGCTATCGGGcgttctttttttttttttttggtgggTTGGGTTGGGTTGGAATAGGCGCGATGTCGGGTTATTCGCGATGACCCTGCAAAACAGGACATTGCGCGTTATGCCCATAATGCACATTTGGTTTGTATTTCTTTAAATGTCTATCATTTATGAGATATATCGAGATAATATACATGTGTGTGAAAGACGGATACAGGGGTTGGGATATAGTGAGCGATGAAGTGTGAATGCAGTCGGGGCCTGCCTAGATGTTTATTCTGTCTCGTGGTCAGTCATCCCGCCGTTCGATGTGGGAGGTTTCATTGTTAAGCCACATGCACGAAATCTTACTTTTTGGCGTCAACAGTCTGGTATCATTCTCCTTGTTATCCTCACGAGCGTCATCGAGGAGTTTGTCAATGCCCCGGTCTTTGAGCGCAACCTGCAGCAATACGCTTAGAGTTACCGTGCTGAAGCCACCCAACCGTCGATTGGAGAGAGACTTACCCCGAGGCATTTTTGGTATTGCTGAAAGAGATCCGCACAC from Metarhizium brunneum chromosome 2, complete sequence includes these protein-coding regions:
- the LYS4_1 gene encoding Homoaconitase — its product is MAAFQRVIALSAGTRLRPPTLIADPRSLSAPLSHGRACISTGPRSQYAFHSQLESSPDAVALSSPQRPPAPALAQTLTEKIVQRYSTDLPPGKKVKAGDYVTLKPSICMTHDNSWPVAMKFMQMGASKIRDKRQIIMCLDHDVQNETPANLKKYSLVEEFAGRHGVQFYPAKRGIGHQIMVEEGHAWPRTVSVASDSHSNHYGGIGALGTPVVRTDAASIWSQSKTWWQIPPIAKITFTGILPRGVTGKDVIVFLAGSLNQDEVLNHALEFTGSEETLASIPIPDRLTIANMTTEWGALSGLFPVDKTLISWYRAKATTAAMFNSPLTERVNHERIDELVKDKLVADPGASYAKEFYLLVSCTNARSSDFAAAARVFREAAEDSQPAKIAPGVELYIAAASVPEQESAEEAGDWQILVDAGARGTGLLEDGEVGISASNRNFKGRMGSTKAKAYLASPETVAASALRGKIAGPGWYQRPEGVQKVIIGEGSGDHVADKARSIEKALDKLLCEADSVIATAEGAGAEQSSSPAAPEDEALTEVIPGFPERIEGEIVFCNGDNINTDGIYPGKYTYQDHVSREKMAEICMENYDPEFSTTAKPGDILVAGFNFGCGSSREQAATAILAKQIPLVAAGSFSNIFSRNSINNALLGVELPALIHRLRETHKDKEVLTHRTGWRLLWDIRRSKVVITEKDGSSWEQKVGEIPPNVQEIIACGGLEGWVKTKIAAEKQ
- the MDM35 gene encoding Mitochondrial distribution and morphology protein 35, whose protein sequence is MSASLAPECNEVKERYDTCFLKWYSEKYLRAAEKDNKECADLFQQYQKCLGVALKDRGIDKLLDDAREDNKENDTRLLTPKK